In Methanosarcina siciliae T4/M, one genomic interval encodes:
- the hemL gene encoding glutamate-1-semialdehyde 2,1-aminomutase, producing the protein MTFEVTLDKSRQMYEKAKTLIPGGVSSPVRAIKPYPFYTASADGSKIRDLDGNEYIDYCLAYGPAVLGHNHPVIKAAIKEQLDKGWLYGTPTELEVTLAEKVAGYYPSIDMLRFVSTGTEATMSALRLARGFTRKNKFIKIEGGFHGAHDAVLVKAGSGATTLGEPDSPGIPADFTKYTLQAPYNDIETMTTIVEKNRDDLAALIIEPVLGNIGPILPLPGYLKEIRKLTKENDVLLIFDEVITGFRLAMGGAQEFFGVVPDMTTLGKIVGGGLPIGVFGGRREIMEMIAPSGAVYQAGTFSGSPCSVAAGIAMLDYLKKEDIHAKLNSTGDYMRTMLSEIVEDEGLDYTVCGIASMFKIFFGTEPHNYQEALKCDKEGYLAFFHRMLASGVFLPPSQFETNFISAAHSEEDIEKTLEAYMENL; encoded by the coding sequence ATGACATTTGAGGTAACACTTGATAAGTCCAGACAGATGTATGAGAAAGCAAAGACCCTAATTCCGGGCGGGGTTAGCAGTCCGGTGCGCGCAATCAAACCCTATCCTTTCTATACAGCGTCAGCTGACGGTTCGAAGATAAGGGACCTTGACGGAAACGAGTACATTGACTACTGCCTTGCCTACGGGCCTGCTGTCCTCGGGCACAACCACCCGGTGATAAAGGCAGCAATCAAAGAGCAGCTTGATAAGGGCTGGCTCTATGGGACTCCTACCGAGCTTGAGGTGACCCTCGCAGAAAAGGTCGCAGGTTATTATCCTAGCATTGATATGCTCCGGTTCGTTTCTACAGGCACGGAAGCCACTATGAGCGCTCTCCGCCTTGCCCGCGGCTTTACACGCAAAAACAAGTTTATCAAGATCGAAGGTGGGTTTCACGGGGCCCATGATGCGGTGCTCGTAAAGGCAGGTTCCGGAGCCACAACCCTCGGAGAGCCAGATTCCCCGGGAATCCCAGCCGATTTCACCAAATATACGCTGCAGGCTCCGTATAACGATATCGAAACAATGACCACAATTGTGGAAAAGAACAGGGATGACCTTGCAGCATTGATCATAGAACCCGTGCTTGGGAATATCGGGCCTATCCTCCCGCTTCCCGGATACCTGAAAGAAATCCGAAAACTCACAAAGGAGAATGATGTCCTGCTCATTTTCGATGAGGTTATTACCGGGTTCAGGCTTGCAATGGGCGGGGCGCAGGAATTCTTCGGGGTCGTGCCTGACATGACCACCCTCGGAAAGATTGTAGGTGGAGGCCTGCCCATCGGAGTCTTCGGAGGCCGCCGGGAAATTATGGAAATGATCGCTCCTTCCGGAGCTGTCTATCAGGCAGGGACCTTCAGCGGAAGCCCCTGTTCGGTGGCTGCGGGAATTGCCATGCTTGATTACCTGAAAAAGGAAGATATTCACGCAAAGCTGAATTCCACCGGGGATTACATGCGTACCATGCTCTCGGAAATCGTTGAGGACGAAGGGCTTGACTATACGGTATGCGGCATTGCTTCCATGTTCAAGATCTTCTTCGGGACCGAGCCCCATAATTACCAGGAAGCCCTGAAATGTGACAAAGAAGGTTACCTGGCTTTCTTCCACAGGATGCTTGCAAGCGGGGTTTTCCTGCCTCCCTCCCAGTTTGAGACCAACTTCATATCTGCAGCCCACAGCGAAGAAGACATTGAAAAGACCCTTGAGGCTTATATGGAAAATCTCTGA
- the hemC gene encoding hydroxymethylbilane synthase produces the protein MIIGTRGSQLALAQTENVARLLKERGVETSIQIIKTSGDRFTDRPLHAVSGGVGAFVRELDDVMLAGEIDIAVHSMKDMPTIRPEGLPTVAVLKRDTPFDILLTYDGTTLDELPEQAIIGTSSLRRTAQIRRYRPDLITQELRGNIDTRLRKLKEGKYDGILLAKAGLERMGWEIEGEILSPDFFCPSPNQGTVAVVTRADPEIEAAVSGLDHTESRIVTEIERILISELGGGCTTPIGSYAELTPDKQEIHVRAEVLSLDGREDVRIDEFIPMVGGIEQARELGHRLVDMGGKRLAEEALLQISRNECSTENSSDY, from the coding sequence ATGATAATAGGTACCCGGGGCAGCCAGCTTGCGCTTGCCCAGACCGAAAATGTTGCACGCCTGCTTAAAGAGAGGGGCGTTGAAACCAGCATCCAGATCATAAAAACCAGCGGGGACCGGTTTACTGACCGCCCTCTGCATGCCGTATCCGGAGGAGTCGGGGCATTTGTCCGGGAACTGGACGATGTCATGCTTGCAGGAGAAATCGATATCGCTGTCCATTCGATGAAGGATATGCCCACAATCCGCCCCGAAGGGCTCCCGACGGTTGCAGTTCTGAAGCGGGACACCCCCTTTGATATCCTGCTCACTTATGACGGGACAACTCTTGACGAACTGCCCGAACAGGCTATCATAGGTACCAGTTCCCTGAGAAGGACTGCCCAGATCCGGCGCTACAGGCCAGACCTTATTACTCAGGAACTCAGGGGCAATATCGACACCAGGCTCAGGAAGCTCAAAGAAGGGAAGTATGATGGGATCCTGCTCGCAAAAGCCGGGCTTGAGCGCATGGGCTGGGAAATCGAAGGGGAAATCCTTTCCCCTGACTTTTTCTGCCCTTCTCCGAACCAGGGCACGGTTGCAGTGGTTACAAGGGCAGATCCTGAGATTGAAGCTGCGGTTTCCGGACTTGACCATACCGAGAGCCGAATTGTTACCGAAATCGAGCGCATCCTAATTTCCGAACTTGGAGGAGGCTGTACGACTCCGATTGGTTCTTACGCTGAGCTTACCCCCGATAAACAAGAAATCCATGTCCGGGCTGAAGTCCTTTCTCTTGATGGCAGGGAAGATGTCCGGATTGATGAGTTTATCCCTATGGTCGGGGGGATTGAGCAAGCCAGGGAACTCGGGCACAGGCTTGT